The Aquificaceae bacterium genome includes a region encoding these proteins:
- a CDS encoding helix-turn-helix transcriptional regulator, which produces MKKEKTRLYTIGVVASMFNIHPQTLRLYEREGLIKPTRSKGRTRYYTEEDIERLEFILTLSRDLGVNLAGIDIILRMKEQMEELETQVQKLIEFIQREVSELYQKDENIKSIVLAERRDILKSIKKQ; this is translated from the coding sequence ATGAAGAAGGAAAAAACCAGACTCTACACCATAGGAGTTGTTGCCAGCATGTTCAACATACATCCACAGACACTCAGGCTTTACGAAAGGGAAGGCCTCATAAAGCCCACAAGGAGCAAGGGCAGGACAAGGTATTACACGGAAGAAGACATAGAAAGGCTTGAGTTCATTCTCACACTCAGCAGGGACCTTGGAGTAAACCTCGCAGGTATTGACATAATCCTCCGCATGAAGGAGCAGATGGAAGAGCTTGAAACACAGGTGCAGAAGCTCATAGAGTTCATACAGAGGGAAGTTTCAGAGCTTTACCAGAAGGATGAAAACATAAAGTCCATAGTCCTGGCAGAGAGGAGAGACATACTCAAGTCAATAAAGAAGCAGTAA
- a CDS encoding cation:proton antiporter regulatory subunit has translation MEIRETDLPGIGKKYSMSLREGRELVLVIYNTGKREIYLMEEEETACVFDLTEEEAKELGFLLAGALYQPIKADKMELILKEVVMEWVRIETGSNFVNKTIAELQIRRTTGVSVIAIDRKGRIIPSPDPYKERIELGDILIVVGTRPQINHLLELCGRCST, from the coding sequence ATGGAGATAAGGGAGACAGACCTTCCAGGCATAGGCAAGAAGTATTCCATGAGCCTCAGAGAGGGTAGGGAGCTCGTGCTGGTCATATACAACACAGGCAAGAGGGAAATATACCTGATGGAGGAGGAGGAAACTGCCTGCGTTTTTGACCTTACGGAAGAGGAGGCAAAGGAGCTGGGTTTCCTGCTTGCAGGAGCCCTATACCAACCCATCAAGGCGGACAAGATGGAGCTTATTCTAAAAGAGGTGGTGATGGAGTGGGTAAGGATAGAGACCGGGTCAAACTTTGTAAACAAGACCATAGCTGAGCTTCAGATAAGGAGAACGACGGGTGTATCAGTCATAGCCATAGACAGAAAGGGAAGAATCATACCCAGCCCAGACCCTTATAAGGAAAGGATAGAGCTTGGGGATATCCTCATCGTGGTGGGCACCCGCCCTCAGATAAACCACCTTTTAGAACTCTGCGGAAGGTGTAGCACGTAA